The sequence TTTTTCGGGGGCCTGCACGACCGCCACTTCCAGCATGCGCATGGCGGAAGGCTGAACCTTGACCACGGGTGTGGTCTCACTGAGCGCCGGCAACGCGCACAAGGCGGCCGCTAGCAGGGCTGCAGTGCTGCGCAGCCGCAGTTTGGGGGAGATGGCAGATGGGGAGAGCACGGCCTGGTCACGCATGAACGATCTTTCGAGGGTTGCAGCAGCGAGGGAACAGGAACCTAGCCTTTCCACACGCGCAAACCGGCGATGCTAGGAGGAGGCCTCGGCCATGCGCATGACAATCGAATTAACGATTGGTAATTTTTGATTTTTTTCAGTGAATTTTCAGCCCGAATGGTGTATCGGTTTTTTCGTATTGACAGCGTTCGACTGCTGTGCCGGTGGGCGCGGGTCGGTGGCCACGCCCACCGGTGTTTCAGGCGCGCATATCGCCGGTGTCGATAAAGCGCTGGTGCCAGGACAGAGCCTCGGTGAGGATGTGCGGCGTGTGCTGCGCGCCCTGGCTGCGGGCACGGTCAAAGTAGTCCTGCAGCTGGTCGCGGTAGTCCGGGTGGACGCACTTGCTGATGATTTCCTTGGCGCGCTGCTTGGGCGAGAGACCACGCAAATCGGCCAGGCCTTGTTCGGTGACGATGATCTGCGTGTCGTGCTCGGTGTGGTCCACATGCGAGCACATGGGCACGATGCAGCTGATGGCGCCGTTCTTGGCCACCGAGGGCGTGACGAAGAAGGACAGATAGCCGTTGCGCGCAAAGTCACCCGAGCCGCCGATGCCATTCATCATGCCCGTGCCCATCACATGGGTGGAGTTGATGTTGCCGTAGATGTCGGCCTCGATCATGGAGTTCATGGCGATGATGCCCAGGCGGCGCACCAGCTCGGGGTGGTTGGAGATCTCCTGCGGGCGCAAGATGATGCGCTCGCGGTAGAAGTCGATGTTGTCCTCGAAGTCCTGGTAGGCCTTGCTGGACAGCGAGATCGAGGTGGCCGAGGCGCGGCTCATCTTGCCGGCGCGCAGCAGATCCAGCATGCCGTCCTGCAGCACCTCGGTAAAGCCCAGCAGGTTCTCGAACGGGCCGGTCAGCAGGCCGGCCAGCACGGCATTCGCCACATTGCCCACGCCCGACTGTATGGGCAGCATCTCCTTGGGCAAACGGCCCATCTTCATCTCGTGCGAGAGGAAGTCGATGATGGAGGAGGCGATCTGGTTGGAGGTCTCGTCGGGCACGGCAAACACGTTGTCGCGGTCGCCCTTGTGCGTCTCCACCACGGCGATCACCTTGGCCGGGTCCACCTTCAGATAGGGCTGGCCGATGCGGTCATCGGCATGGGTCATGCTGATGGGCATGCGGCGCGGTGGGATGGCCGTGCCGTAATAGATGTCGTGCATGCCCTCCATCTTGGCGGGCGGCTTGGTGTTGACCTCCAGGATCACCTTGTCGGCGATTTCCAGCCAGGTCTTGTTGTTGCCCACGGCGGTGGAGGGGATCAAGAGGCCATCGGCCGTCACGCCCAGCACCTCGACCACGGCCACCTGCATGGGGCCCAGAAAGCCGAACCATGCATGCTGGGCCACATGGGACAGGTGCATGTCGATGAAGTCAATCTCGCCCGCGTTCAC comes from Comamonas sp. GB3 AK4-5 and encodes:
- a CDS encoding acetyl-CoA hydrolase/transferase family protein, producing MTLADRVRFPEFQTRIMSAEAAAALIPHGVNVGMSGFTGAGYPKALPQAIAARAKAEHAQGKPYKINVWTGASTAAECDGVMAEAQALGQRLPFNTDPITRKAVNAGEIDFIDMHLSHVAQHAWFGFLGPMQVAVVEVLGVTADGLLIPSTAVGNNKTWLEIADKVILEVNTKPPAKMEGMHDIYYGTAIPPRRMPISMTHADDRIGQPYLKVDPAKVIAVVETHKGDRDNVFAVPDETSNQIASSIIDFLSHEMKMGRLPKEMLPIQSGVGNVANAVLAGLLTGPFENLLGFTEVLQDGMLDLLRAGKMSRASATSISLSSKAYQDFEDNIDFYRERIILRPQEISNHPELVRRLGIIAMNSMIEADIYGNINSTHVMGTGMMNGIGGSGDFARNGYLSFFVTPSVAKNGAISCIVPMCSHVDHTEHDTQIIVTEQGLADLRGLSPKQRAKEIISKCVHPDYRDQLQDYFDRARSQGAQHTPHILTEALSWHQRFIDTGDMRA